TACAGGAAAGATCTATTTTGATTTTCCTGATGGAGGGGAAATAGAGGGGGATTTTAATATCAAGCTTGTTTAGCAAACGTAAAGGGACGGATCCAGCCAATCCGTCCCTTCCCTGATTTCAACTCGATTGCACAGTCTCATCATCGGGCAACGCATCCAGCGGATCTTCCTGCCCCGGCAATTCAGTAATCACACTGAAATCCGTGACCTCGACCGCACCCAATCCATAACCCAGCAAATGAAACGAGAAAGCCTTGCGTTGCTGCGGGTTGTCGAAGCTGAAATCCATCTCCAGCGGCTGATCGGCTGTGGCGACCATCTCGGTCGGCAGGCCCAGTTGCACGTCCTGTTCGAACTCCTTGGCCTTGAGCTGAATGTACGCCGCCTGCTGCGGGTCCACCGAGCGCACGGTCAGGCGCACACGAGTGTGCGAGCCCTTGGGCATTTCCAGGTATTGCGCACCGATCAGGTTATCGGCCCAGTCATCCTTGATCTGCGCCTGTAGCGGGATGACGTTGTTGCTGCCGAACTGGTAACGCTGATTGAGCGGGGTGCGCAGCAGTGACAGGTCCAGCGCCATGGCCCGCGCGGCTATCTGTCGGGCCTGCTGGCTGCTTTCGGTACCCTTGAAGGTGGCGCGCTCGGCAATGAAACCGGCGCTTTCGTAGTAGCGACAACGGCGCGGCATGTCGCACTCGGAAAAGATTCCCTGGCCGTTGTGGTAGCGCAGTTTACCGTTGGTGTAGGACATGATTTCGCGTCCGCTGTCGTAATCGCGAAACAGCGAACGGCCGCTCAGCGCCGACGGCACCGGCAGATCGAAATAGTCGAGGATCGACGCACTCAGATCGACATGCCCATACACCCCGGCATTCAGTCGCGGCAGTTGCTCGTGTTCCGGCGCCAGCGTCAGGTTGAAGCCCCAGGACGACGCCAGACGCACGCCATCGATGCCGTGGGATTCGTCCGAAGTAATCACCACCAGCGTGTCCTTGAGCACGCCCTGGCGTTCGAGGCCGCTGAGGAACTGCTCCAGCGCATCGTCCAGATAACCGACGGCGGCCTGTTTCGGCGTCTCGTAGCGCGCCAGATAGTCTTCCGGTGCGGAGTAGGGCTGGTGGGTGCCGACAGTCAGCAGGGTGAGCATCCACGGTTGCTTCTGCTTCTTCAGTTGGCCGACGTAATCCAGCGCACCTTCGAAGAACGCCTTGTCATCCTTGCCCCACGGGAACTCCAGATAGTTGGCGTTGGTGAACCATTCCAGACCATGGGTCGCATCGAAACCGATGTGCGGCATGATCTTGTCTTTGGCCATGAAACGCAGACCGGCGCCTTGCAGGTAATGAGTGCTGAAGCCGTTCTGCCGCAGTTGCGCCGGCAGGCAGGCCTGATTGCGCTCCTGCTGAGTGAGCATCTCCACGCCTTTGGGCGTGCCGTTGTTGAGCTTGTCGTAATCGCCACAGAGCATGGCGTACAGGCCGCGAATGGTCTGGTGCGTATGCAGCACGTAATCCGGGGTGTTCATGCCGCGCTCGGCCCAGCGGCTGAGATGGGGCATCAGGTCTTCCTGATAATGACTGCCGATGGCCTCGCGATTGGCGCGGATGTACGCGCCGGGGATGCCTTCCAGGGCGATGATCAGCACATTGCGCGCCTGACCCGGTGCGGCCAGCAGCTTGTGGCCATTGAGATCCAGATCGGTCAACCCGGCCATCTGTGGCGCGGGCTCTTCGACGTCACCGTCCAGCCATTCCTCGGCCTGCAACTGCAGCTCGGCGACTTGCGAGGCGAGCAACTGATGCGGCAGGTTGTACAGGCGCCACGGATCTTCCTCGCTTGGCCACTGGTTTTGCACGCCCCAGTGCGCGGCGAACAGCAGCGCCGGTGCGGCCCACACGGCACGGGGCAGGGCAGCAGCGGGCTGCGCGCGATTGGCGAAACGCGTCAGCAACCAGAGCAGCAGCGCCAGCAACAGGGCAACGCCCAGCGCCGGATGGGCAAAGCCGCCACCGGTGGAGTTTTCCACGAACTGCGGGTCAATCAGGTAATGCAGGTCGGATGGGGTCGGCAACCGGCCGACAGCGCTGACCAACTCCGCCGTCGCCACCGCCAGCAACCCCCAGAACAGCAGCAACGGCAACGCCAGCCACCACGCGCGGCGATGCAGCAACAGCACCAGCAAACTGCCAATCGCCAGGTCGGACAAATAGCCCAGCGACGACGACCAGCCCAACGCCGCGCGCAGGCACACCGGTACGATCAGCACCAGCAGAATCAGGGAAAACAGGCGGGCATGCGGCTGC
The Pseudomonas fluorescens genome window above contains:
- a CDS encoding LTA synthase family protein, encoding MAGRSLFVSVLLRWLRQPHARLFSLILLVLIVPVCLRAALGWSSSLGYLSDLAIGSLLVLLLHRRAWWLALPLLLFWGLLAVATAELVSAVGRLPTPSDLHYLIDPQFVENSTGGGFAHPALGVALLLALLLWLLTRFANRAQPAAALPRAVWAAPALLFAAHWGVQNQWPSEEDPWRLYNLPHQLLASQVAELQLQAEEWLDGDVEEPAPQMAGLTDLDLNGHKLLAAPGQARNVLIIALEGIPGAYIRANREAIGSHYQEDLMPHLSRWAERGMNTPDYVLHTHQTIRGLYAMLCGDYDKLNNGTPKGVEMLTQQERNQACLPAQLRQNGFSTHYLQGAGLRFMAKDKIMPHIGFDATHGLEWFTNANYLEFPWGKDDKAFFEGALDYVGQLKKQKQPWMLTLLTVGTHQPYSAPEDYLARYETPKQAAVGYLDDALEQFLSGLERQGVLKDTLVVITSDESHGIDGVRLASSWGFNLTLAPEHEQLPRLNAGVYGHVDLSASILDYFDLPVPSALSGRSLFRDYDSGREIMSYTNGKLRYHNGQGIFSECDMPRRCRYYESAGFIAERATFKGTESSQQARQIAARAMALDLSLLRTPLNQRYQFGSNNVIPLQAQIKDDWADNLIGAQYLEMPKGSHTRVRLTVRSVDPQQAAYIQLKAKEFEQDVQLGLPTEMVATADQPLEMDFSFDNPQQRKAFSFHLLGYGLGAVEVTDFSVITELPGQEDPLDALPDDETVQSS